GTGGTGACGGACGACGCCGACGTGAGCGAGGTGCTGAGGCTGGCCGAGCGCTTCGCCCTGCCGCGCGCCCGCATCCTCCTCCAGCCGGAAGCCGTCCGTCGCGAGGATCTCCTCGAACGCTCACCCTGGGTCGTCGAAGCCTGCAAGCGCCACGGCTTCGGCTTCTCGCCCAGGCTGCACGTGCTGCTCTGGGGCGCCAAGCGGGGCGTCTGATGCCAGGGCGCGCGGTCGTACTCCTCTCTGGCGGGCTCGACTCGGCGACGACGCTCGCCGTCGCGCGCGAAGAAAGGTACGAGTGCTTCGCGCTCTCCTTCGACTACGGCCAGCGCCACGCCCGCGAGCTGGAATCGGCGAAGCAGGTCGCGGCCTCTCTCGGCGCCGTCACGCACCTCACGCTGCGGCTCGATCTCCGCGCCATCGGCGGTTCGGCGCTGACCGGCGACATCGAGGTGCCTAAGGGCAGGAGCGACGAGGCGATGGGCGCGGGCATTCCAGTCACCTACGTGCCGGCGCGCAATACCATCTTTCTCAGCCACGCGCTCGCGTGGGCTGAAGTGCTGGGCTCACAGGACATCTTCATCGGCGTCAATTCTTTAGACTATTCCGGCTATCCCGATTGCCGGCCCGAGTTCATCGAGGCCTTC
The Candidatus Methylomirabilota bacterium DNA segment above includes these coding regions:
- the queC gene encoding 7-cyano-7-deazaguanine synthase QueC produces the protein MPGRAVVLLSGGLDSATTLAVAREERYECFALSFDYGQRHARELESAKQVAASLGAVTHLTLRLDLRAIGGSALTGDIEVPKGRSDEAMGAGIPVTYVPARNTIFLSHALAWAEVLGSQDIFIGVNSLDYSGYPDCRPEFIEAFERLANLATQAGVEGKSRFRVHTPLIALSKAQIVARAYELGVDLSLTWSCYEPEPDGRACGLCDSCLLRKKGFAEARIADPVPSAR